A single region of the Miscanthus floridulus cultivar M001 unplaced genomic scaffold, ASM1932011v1 fs_214_1_2, whole genome shotgun sequence genome encodes:
- the LOC136530814 gene encoding zinc finger CCCH domain-containing protein 37-like yields MVSREQHTHHSYEHLVLDPASLGVSWADATAVEIPPQLLAALGEYLSAARGGDTDAEADDEFMMYEFKVRRCARARSHDWTACPYAHPGEAARRRDPRRVAYTGEPCPDFRHRPGAACPRGLACPFAHGTFELWLHPSRYRTRPCRAGAACRRRVCFFAHTVAELRAAAGAGTKDECLPLSLSPKSTLAPLWESPPVSPVEGQRRWVDAIDEPSSDADAEMEELMLAMRELSFRKAQASSAPVLPAVTEEDGPDLGWVSELVM; encoded by the coding sequence ATGGTGAGCCGTGAGCAGCACACCCACCACAGCTACGAGCACCTGGTGCTCGACCCGGCGTCTCTGGGCGTGTCGTGGGCGGACGCAACCGCCGTGGAGATCCCGCCGCAGCTCCTCGCGGCGCTCGGGGAGTACCTCTCCGCCGCCCGCGGCGGAGATACGGACGCGGAGGCGGACGACGAGTTCATGATGTACGAGTTCAAGGTGCGGCGGTGCGCGCGCGCGCGGAGCCACGACTGGACGGCGTGCCCGTACGCGCACCCGGGCGAGGCCGCGCGGCGCCGGGACCCGCGCCGCGTCGCCTACACGGGGGAGCCGTGCCCGGACTTCCGGCACCGCCCGGGCGCCGCGTGCCCGCGGGGTCTCGCCTGCCCGTTCGCGCACGGCACCTTCGAGCTGTGGCTCCACCCGTCCCGCTACCGCACCCGCCCATGCCGCGCGGGCGCCGCCTGCCGACGCCGCGTCTGCTTCTTCGCGCACACCGTGGCCgagctccgcgccgccgccggcgccgggacCAAGGACGAGTGCTTGCCGCTCTCGCTCTCGCCCAAGTCGACCCTGGCGCCGCTCTGGGAGTCGCCCCCGGTGTCTCCCGTGGAGGGCCAACGGAGGTGGGTCGACGCCATCGACGAGCCGTCGTCGGACGCCGACGCCGAGATGGAGGAGCTGATGCTCGCAATGCGGGAGCTCAGCTTCAGGAAGGCCCAGGCGTCGTCGGCGCCGGTCCTGCCTGCGGTCACGGAGGAGGACGGGCCGGACTTGGGGTGGGTGTCGGAGCTGGTGATGTAG